The Streptomyces sp. NBC_00335 DNA window GCCCCGGCGCCTGGGTGAGGCGCCGGGGCCGGACGGCCAGGGGTCAGCTGACCTTCTTGGCGTTCTGGATGGCCTTGGTGAGCTCTTCGACGATCTGCGCGCACTTCTCGTAGGAGTAGATCGGCTCGGTCACGCGGGGGGTGATCTGACCGGCCTTGACGGCCGGCATCTCGGCCCAGGTCGGCTTGGCCTTCAGCTCCTCCGGCTGGAGGGTGCCGGTGCGGTTGTCGAGGAGGATCACGTCGGCCTTGTACTTGCCGGCGTTCTCCCAGCTGAGGCTCTCGAAGAAGCCGCCCTCGACCTTGTCCGGGACGACGAACTCGACGCCGAGCGACTGGAAGTACTTCAGGTCGGCGGAGGTGGCCGGGGTGGAGACGTAGAACAGGTCCGCGGCGCCGGAACCGACGAGCACCTTGATGCCCGGGTTCGCCTTGGTGGCCTCGCGGAGCTTCGCGGAGGCGGCCTCGAAGCGGGCCTTGGCGTCGACGGTCTTCTTGTCGTTCAGGTCGGCGCCCAGGGACTTCGCGAGATCCGCGGTGCGGGCCAGGGCCTTGTCCATCGTGACGTCGCCGCCCACGCCGATCGCGGCGGCCGGGGCCAGCTTCAGGATCTTGTCCTTGGAGGCTTCCGGCAGGTACCAGTAGCTGCCCTTCTCCCAGGTGTTGGTCACCAGGAGGTCGGGCTGCAGGGCTGCGTACTTCTCGACGTTGAACTCGTCGTAGACGTTGCCGATGATCTCGACCTTGGAGATGTCCATCGAGCCGGCCTGCACGTCGGCCTTGCCGTCGGCGGTCTTCGTCGGGCCGAACACGCCCTTGACGCCCACTCCGTAGTCGTGGAGCGCGGCCGCGGTGCCGGTGAAGGCGACGATGTTCTTCGGCGTGGACTTGGCGGTGACGTCCTTGCCCATGTCGTCCTTGAAGCTCCACGCGCCCGACGCGGCGCCCGTGCCCTTGTCGCCCGATCCGTCCTTCGCGGAGTCGCTGCCACCGCAGGCGGTGAGCGCGGCCACGAGGCCGAGGGCGCCGCCTGCCGCGATGAGACCGCGGCGGGTGAGGAGGGAGGAGCGGGACTTGGGCATGGCGATGTCCACTTTCGTGCGTACTGGGTGGCTCGTGCGTTCGAGAGGAAGGTTAGCCTAACCTTGGCTGAGAACGATAAAGGGCCCTCCACATGGAGGGCCCCGTACCGCACCACCGACTGCCGTTAGGCGGAAAGCCCCAGCTCACGGGCGATCAGCATGCGCTGCACCTCGCTCGTGCCCTCGCCGATCTCCAGGATCTTCGAATCGCGCCACATGCGGGCCACCGGGTACTCGTTCATGAACCCGTAGCCGCCGTGGATCTGCGTGGCATCGCGCGCGTTGTCGACCGCCACCGTCGAGGAGTACAGCTTCGCGATGGCCGCCTCCTTCTTGAAGGGCTCCCCGGCCACGAGGCGGGAGGCCGCGTCGCGCCAGCCGATCCGGGCCATGTGGGCGCGCATCTCCATGTCCGCCAGCTTGAACTGGATGGCCTGGTTGTCGCCGATCGCCTTGCCGAAGGCGTGCCGCTCCTTGGCGTACTTCACCGATTCGTCCACACAGCCCTGGGCCAGGCCCGTCGCGAGCGCGGAGATGGCGACCCGGCCCTCGTCGAGGATCCGCAGGAACTGGGCGTAGCCGCGGCCCTCTTCGCCGACCAGGTTGGCGAGGGGGACCCGGACGCCGTCGAAGGACAGCTCGCGGGTGTCCGAGGAGTTCCAGCCCACCTTGGAGTAGGGGGCGGCCACGGTGAAGCCGGGGGTGCCCGACGGGACGATGATCGAGGAGATCTCGGGGCGTCCGTCGGCCTTGCGGCCCGTCACGGCGGTGACGGTGACCAGGCCGGTGATGTCCGTACCGGAGTTGGTGATGAAGCACTTGGAGCCGTTGATCACCCACTCGTCGCCGTCCCGGACGGCGGTCGTACGGGTGCCGCCCGCGTCGGAGCCGGCCCCCGGCTCGGTCAGGCCGAAGGCGCCGAGGATCTCGCCGGAGCACATCTTCGGCAGCCACTGCCGCTTCTGCTCCTCGGTGCCGAAGAGGTACAGCGGCATCGCGCCGAGCGAGACGCCGGCCTCCAGGGTGATGGCGACCGAGGAGTCGACGCGGGCCAGCTCCTCCAGGGCGATGCCGAGGGCGAGGTAGTCGCCGCCCATGCCGCCGTACTCCTCGGGGAAGGGCAGGCCGAACAGGCCCATGCGGCCCATCTCGCGGACGATCTCGTACGGGAACTCGTGCCGCTCGTACAGATCGCCGATCTTGGGCGCCACCACATCGTGCGCGAACGCCTCGACGGTGCGGCGGAGTTCCTCGTGCTCGGGGGTGAGCCGGTGGTCGAGGGCCATGGTCTTCGTTACTCCTTGTGGGAGAGGGCGCGGACGGTACGGGAGGGGCTGGGACGCCCCAGCTGTTCGGCCATCCACACGCTCGTGGCGGTGAGGGCGGCCAGATCGACCCCGGTCTCGATGCCGAGGCCGTCGAGCATCCAGACGAGGTCCTCGGTCGCGAGATTGCCGGTGGCGCTCTTGGCGTACGGGCATCCGCCGAGGCCGCCCGCGGAGGCGTCGACGGTGCTCACGCCGTGCCGGAGCGCGGCGAGGGTGTTGGACAGGGCCTGGCCGTAGGTGTCGTGGAAGTGCACGCCGATCCGGTCGGTGCCCACGCCCTCCGCGTTGAGCGCGCAGAGGAGGGCCCGCACGTGCCCCGGGGTGGCGACGCCGATGGTGTCGCCGAGGCTCAGCTCGTCACAGCCGAGGTCCAGGAGGGCCTTGGCGACGCCGACCACCTGGTGGACCGGTACCGGCCCTTCCCAGGGGTCGCCGAAGCACATGGAGAGGTAGCCGCGGACGTGCGCCCCGTGCTCCTTGGCGCGGGCCACGACGGGCTCGAACATCGCGAGGGACTCGGCGACGGTCCGGTTGAGGTTGCGGGCGGCGAAGGTCTCGGTGGCCGAACCGAACACGGCGATCCGGGTGGCCCCGAGGGCGAGCGCGCGGTCGAGGCCGCGCTCGTTGGGGACGAGGACCGGCAGCGCGGCCTTCACGTCGGCGAGCAGCGGGAACAGCTCGTCGGCGTCGGCCAGCTGGGGGACCCACCGGGGGTGCACGAAGCTGGTCGCCTCGATGGTGGTGAGCCCCGCGGCGGCCAGCCGGTGCACGAACTCGGCCTTCACGTGGGTCGGGACGGCCGTCTTCTCGTTCTGCAGCCCGTCCCGGGCGCCCACCTCGTGGATCCGGACCCGGGCCGGGAGGCCCTCGTCCGGGAAGCTCATCGGAAGCCCGTTCATTCGGCCTTCTCCTCCTCGTCCGGAGTGACCACGGCGAGGACCTGGTCCATGGCGACCGTGGTGCCGGGGGTGACGTCGAGTTCGGTGACGGTGCCGGCGTGCGGGGCGGAGATGACGTGCTCCATCTTCATGGCCTCGACGACGAGCAGGCTCTGACCGGCGGTCACCCTCTCGCCGACGGCGACCTTGACGACGGTGACGGTGCCGGGCATGGGGGCGGCGAGGGTGTCTGCGCCGCCGCGGCCCGCGCCGCGGAGGTTCGCCTCGACCGGGTCGTGCGCCTGTACGTGCCAGGAGTCGCCGTCTCGGCCTAGCCAGGTCCCCTCCGGGGAGGTGGCGTGGCTGAACCGGTGGGTGACGCCGTCCAGTTCGACCGTGAGGTGCTCGGGGGTGAGGTGCACGATCCGGCCCCGGGCCGGGGTGCTGGGGCTCCGCCCCGGACCCCGCGCCTCAAACGCCGGCGGGGCTGGATGTGCCTGGGCGCCGTCGTCGAGCAGCAGCTCCGTGTCCGGGCCCGTTCCGGCGGACCGGGTACGGACCGTGACCGGGTCCTGGCCCGGGAGGCGGAAGTGCTGGACCGTCCAGGCGGGGGTGCCGCCCAGGCGCCAGCCGTTGGCGGAGTCGAACGGGTCGACCCAGCCCCCGGCAGGGTTTCGGGAAGGGGCGGGGTGGGGGAAAGAACCTCCGGCCAGCAGGGCCGCCGCCGCGTACACCTCGTCCGGGACCCCCTCGGGGAGGAGCTGGGACAGGTCCCGCTCCACCAGGCCCGTGTCCAGGTCGCCCGACACCACATCCGGGTGCGCGAGCAGGCGGCGCAGGAAGCCCGTGTTGGTCTGGACGCCCAGGATCACGGTGTCCGCGAGGGCGCCGCGCAGGACACGCAGCGCCGAGGCGCGGTCGGGACCGTAGGCGATGACCTTCGACAGCATCGGGTCGTACGTGGAGCCGGTGTCGACCCCCGCCGCCAGCCCGGAGTCCGTACGGACGGAGCCGCCGGACGGCTCCGACAGCGCCAGCACCGTGCCGCCGGACGGCAGGAACCCGCGCGCCGGGTCCTCCGCGCAGACGCGGGCCTCGATCGCGTGCCCGGTCAGCCGGACCTCCGACTGGCCGAAGCCCAGCTCCGCGCCCGCCGCGACCCGGAGCTGCTGCTCCACCAGGTCCAGGCCCGTGATGAGCTCGGTGACCGGGTGCTCCACCTGGAGCCGGGTGTTCATCTCCATGAAGTAGTACGAGGCGGGGTCGTGGCCCGGGACGATGAACTCCACCGTGCCCGCGCCGACGTACCCGCAGGACCGGGCCGCCTCCACCGCCGCCGCGCCCATCGAGGCCCGCAGCTCCGGCGTCAGCAGGACCGACGGGGCCTCCTCGATCACCTTCTGGTGGCGCCGCTGGAGCGAGCACTCGCGCTCCCCGAGGTGGACCACGTTCCCGTGCGCGTCCGCCAGTACCTGGATCTCGATGTGCCGGGGCCGGTCCACCCAGCGCTCCACGAGCAGGGTGTCGTCGCCGAAGGAGGACTTCGCCTCGCGGCGGGCCGCCGCGATCTCCTCGCCGAGCAGCGCGGAGTCCCGTACGAGCCGCATGCCCTTGCCGCCGCCGCCCGCCGAGGGCTTCAGCAGGACCGGCATGCCGATCTGCTCGGCGGCGGCGACCAGTTCGGCGTCGGACAGCCCGCTGCCCGAGGAGCCGGGGACCACGGGCACGCCCGCGGCCTTGACGGTCTCCTTGGCGCGGATCTTGTCGCCCATCAGGGAGATCGCCGAGGCGGGCGGTCCGATGAAGGCCAGGCCCGCGTCCGCGCAGGCGGCCGCGAAGGCGGCGTTCTCCGCGAGGAAGCCGTAGCCGGGGTGGACGGCCTCGGCGCCCGTGCGGCGGGCCGCGTCGAGCAGCCGCTCCACCGACAGGTAGCTCATCGAGGCCGCCGCCGGGCCGATGCGGACGGCCGTGTCGGCCTCCCGTACGTGCCGGGCGTCCGCGTCGGCGTCGCTGAAGACGGCCACGGAACGGATGCCGAGCTCCCGCAGCGTGCGGATGACGCGGACCGCGATCTCGCCCCGGTTGGCGACCAGAACAGTGCTGAACATCAGTGAGGTCCTCACGTCACATGCGGAAGATGCCGAAGCCCGAGTCGCCCAGCGGGGCGTTCGCGCACGCGGTCAGGGCCAGTCCCAGCACCTGCCGGGTCTCCATCGGGTCGATGACCCCGTCGTCCCACAGCCGCGCCGTGGCGTAGTAGGCGTTGCCCTGCTCCTCGTACTGCGCCCGGACCGGGGCCTTGAAGGCCTCCTCGTCCTCGGCCGGCCACTCCTGGCCCGCGCCCTCGATCTGGTCGCGCTTGACCGTCGCCAGGACGGAGGCCGCCTGCTCGCCGCCCATCACGGAGATCTTGGCGTTGGGCCACATCCACAGGAAGCGGGGGCTGTAGGCCCGCCCGCACATGGAGTAGTTGCCCGCGCCGTACGAGCCGCCGACCACCACCGTGAGCTTCGGGACCCGGGTGCAGGCCACGGCCGTGACCATCTTGGCGCCGTGCTTGGCGATGCCGCCCGCCTCGTAGTCCCGGCCGACCATGAAGCCGGAGATGTTCTGGAGGAAGAGCAGCGGGATGCCGCGCTGGTCGCACAGCTCGATGAAGTGCGCGCCCTTCTGGGCCGACTCGGAGAACAGGATGCCGTTGTTGGCGACGATCCCGACCGGGTGCCCGTGGATCCGGGCGAAGCCGGTGACCAGGGTCTGCCCGAACTCCGCCTTGAACTCCTGGAAGCGGGAGCCGTCCACGATCCGGGCGATGATCTCGCGGGCGTCGTAGGGGGTGCGGGAGTCGACCGGCACCGCGCCGTACAGCCCGTACGGGTCCACCTTGGGCTCCTGCGGAGCCTCGACCGACCAGGGCAGGGCCCGGCGCTCGGGCAGGGTCGCCACGATGTTCCGTACGATCCGCAGCGCGTGGGCGTCGTCCTCCGCGAGGTGGTCGGTGACCCCGGAGGTGCGGGAGTGGACCTCGCCGCCGCCCAGCTCCTCGGCCGTGACCACCTCGCCGGTGGCGGCCTTCACCAGCGGCGGGCCGCCGAGGAAGATCGTGCCCTGGCCGCGGACGATGACGGCCTCGTCGCTCATGGCCGGTACGTACGCGCCGCCCGCCGTGCAGGAGCCGAGGACGGCGGCGATCTGCGGGATGCCGGCCCCCGACATGCGGGCCTGGTTGTAGAAGATGCGGCCGAAGTGGTCCCGGTCGGGGAAGACCTCGTCCTGCATGGGGAGGAAGGCGCCGCCCGAGTCGACCAGGTAGAGGCAGGGGAGACGATTCTCCAGGGCCACCTCCTGGGCGCGCAGGTGCTTCTTCACGGTCATCGGGTAGTACGTGCCGCCCTTGACGGTGGCGTCGTTCGCGACGATGACGCACTCGCGGCCGCTGACCCGGCCGATGCCGGCGATCACCCCGGCGGCCGGGGCCGCGCCCCCGTACATCCCCTCGGCTGCCAGCGGGGCCAGCTCCAGGAAGGGGGACCCGGGGTCGAGGAGGGCGTCCACGCGGTCGCGCGGCAGCAGCTTCCCGCGGGCGGTGTGGCGGGCGCGGGCCTTCTCCCCGCCGCCGAGCCGGGCCGCCTCCAGGCGGGCCCGCAGGCCCTCGGAGAGCTCACGGTGGGCGGCCTCGTTGGCCCGCCAGGCATCGGACGCCGGGTCGGCGGCGCTCGTCAGCACTGGTGCCTGCTGCATCGGTCGAGCTCCCTTGCTCGGTGCGCTCTTGTTAATGAGCGTTAACGCATGTGGGACTTAGGTTAACGACCGCTAACGGCCCTGTCTAGAATGGATTCCCATGAGCACCAGAGCAGCCGCCCCGACCCGGCGCGAGCAGATCCTCGGCGAGGCTGCGCGCCTCTTCGCCGAGCGCGGTTTCCACGGCGTGGGCGTGGACGAGATAGGGGCCGCGGTGGGCATCAGCGGCCCCGGCCTGTACCGGCACTTCGCGGGCAAGGACGCGATGCTCGCCGAGCTGCTCGTCGGCATCAGCGAACGGCTGCTCACGGGCGGCCGCCGCAGGGTGGAGGAGGCGGCCGGTGACCCGTCCGGCGTGCTGGCCTCCCTCGTCGACGGCCACATCGACTTCGCCCTCGACGACCGGGCGCTGATCACCCTCCACGACCGGGAGCTGGACCGGCTGCGCGAGGCCGACCGCAAGCTCGTACGGCAGCTGCAGCGCAAGTACGTCGAGCTGTGGGTCGACGTCGTACGGGAGCTGCACCCCGAGGTGGGCGAGGCGGAGGTACGCGTCTCCGTGCACGCCGTCTTCGGCCTGCTGAACTCCACCCCGCACCTGGCGGCGCTCGGCCGGGACGCGACGGAGTCGCTGCTGCGCCGGCTCGCGAACGGGGCCTTCGGGGCGCTGTCGGGATGAGGCGGCGCGTCCGGGGTGTCCGGGGGGCGGGATGGAAGGGACGGCTCCGGGCGGGCGGCGGCAGAATGGGCCGCATGCCGAAGCCGATAGCTGTTCCCAGTCGAGCCGAACTCATCGACCACCTGGTCCGCACGCGGATCGCGGGGGACGTCGCGACTCCGCGCGAGAACAACCTCTCCCACTACCGCAAGCTCGCCAACGGTGACCGGCACTACTGGCTGGGCCTGGAGCTGGGCGACCGCTGGACGGACGAGCAGGACGTGCTCGCGGTGATGGCGGAGCGCTGCGGGGTCGTGGACGAGGCGACCCACCGCTTCGGCCAGGACACCATCGACCCCGAACTGACCGTGTCCGCGCTGGACCGGATGGCCGCGCGGTTGCGCAAGGCCGCGCTGGACCGGCAGAGCGTGCTGCTGGCCACGGGGCATCCGGGCGGGCTGCTGGACGTGCACCGGGCCACCGCCGACGCGTTGCGCTCCGCGGGCTGCGAGATCGTGGTGATCCCGCCGGGGCTGGTCGCCGACGAGGGCTCGGTGTGGCAGTTCGCGGACGTCGCGGTGCTGGAGCGGGGGGCGACGCTGTGGCACACCCACTCCCCGGAGCCGATGGCGGCGATCCTGGACGCGCTGGCCGCCCACGGGCGGCCGCAGCCCGACCTGGTCGTCGCCGACCACGGCTGGGCGGGGTGTGCGGCGCAGCGGGGCCTGGATGCGGTGGGGTACGCCGACTGCAACGACCCCGCGCTGTTCCTGGCCGAGGCCGAGGGCACGCTTCAGGTGGCGGTGCCGCTGGACGACCACGTCCGTGACCCCCGCTACTACGACCCGATGGTCGCGTACCTGCTTGCGGCGGCGGGCCTGCTGTAGCCCCTCCGGGGTCGGTCGTCTGGTGCGGCGCCGCTGCCGGGGACCCGGGCCCCGCGCCTCAATCGCCGGCGGGGCTGGATTTTCCCGCCCCGGCGGCCGGCGGAGCGGGGCGGGTCAGCGGACCCAGCTGCCCGTGAGGGTCTGGACGGCCGAGCCTTCGA harbors:
- a CDS encoding acyl-CoA dehydrogenase family protein, which encodes MALDHRLTPEHEELRRTVEAFAHDVVAPKIGDLYERHEFPYEIVREMGRMGLFGLPFPEEYGGMGGDYLALGIALEELARVDSSVAITLEAGVSLGAMPLYLFGTEEQKRQWLPKMCSGEILGAFGLTEPGAGSDAGGTRTTAVRDGDEWVINGSKCFITNSGTDITGLVTVTAVTGRKADGRPEISSIIVPSGTPGFTVAAPYSKVGWNSSDTRELSFDGVRVPLANLVGEEGRGYAQFLRILDEGRVAISALATGLAQGCVDESVKYAKERHAFGKAIGDNQAIQFKLADMEMRAHMARIGWRDAASRLVAGEPFKKEAAIAKLYSSTVAVDNARDATQIHGGYGFMNEYPVARMWRDSKILEIGEGTSEVQRMLIARELGLSA
- a CDS encoding ABC transporter substrate-binding protein — encoded protein: MPKSRSSLLTRRGLIAAGGALGLVAALTACGGSDSAKDGSGDKGTGAASGAWSFKDDMGKDVTAKSTPKNIVAFTGTAAALHDYGVGVKGVFGPTKTADGKADVQAGSMDISKVEIIGNVYDEFNVEKYAALQPDLLVTNTWEKGSYWYLPEASKDKILKLAPAAAIGVGGDVTMDKALARTADLAKSLGADLNDKKTVDAKARFEAASAKLREATKANPGIKVLVGSGAADLFYVSTPATSADLKYFQSLGVEFVVPDKVEGGFFESLSWENAGKYKADVILLDNRTGTLQPEELKAKPTWAEMPAVKAGQITPRVTEPIYSYEKCAQIVEELTKAIQNAKKVS
- a CDS encoding carboxyl transferase domain-containing protein, which codes for MQQAPVLTSAADPASDAWRANEAAHRELSEGLRARLEAARLGGGEKARARHTARGKLLPRDRVDALLDPGSPFLELAPLAAEGMYGGAAPAAGVIAGIGRVSGRECVIVANDATVKGGTYYPMTVKKHLRAQEVALENRLPCLYLVDSGGAFLPMQDEVFPDRDHFGRIFYNQARMSGAGIPQIAAVLGSCTAGGAYVPAMSDEAVIVRGQGTIFLGGPPLVKAATGEVVTAEELGGGEVHSRTSGVTDHLAEDDAHALRIVRNIVATLPERRALPWSVEAPQEPKVDPYGLYGAVPVDSRTPYDAREIIARIVDGSRFQEFKAEFGQTLVTGFARIHGHPVGIVANNGILFSESAQKGAHFIELCDQRGIPLLFLQNISGFMVGRDYEAGGIAKHGAKMVTAVACTRVPKLTVVVGGSYGAGNYSMCGRAYSPRFLWMWPNAKISVMGGEQAASVLATVKRDQIEGAGQEWPAEDEEAFKAPVRAQYEEQGNAYYATARLWDDGVIDPMETRQVLGLALTACANAPLGDSGFGIFRM
- a CDS encoding ATP-binding protein, with product MFSTVLVANRGEIAVRVIRTLRELGIRSVAVFSDADADARHVREADTAVRIGPAAASMSYLSVERLLDAARRTGAEAVHPGYGFLAENAAFAAACADAGLAFIGPPASAISLMGDKIRAKETVKAAGVPVVPGSSGSGLSDAELVAAAEQIGMPVLLKPSAGGGGKGMRLVRDSALLGEEIAAARREAKSSFGDDTLLVERWVDRPRHIEIQVLADAHGNVVHLGERECSLQRRHQKVIEEAPSVLLTPELRASMGAAAVEAARSCGYVGAGTVEFIVPGHDPASYYFMEMNTRLQVEHPVTELITGLDLVEQQLRVAAGAELGFGQSEVRLTGHAIEARVCAEDPARGFLPSGGTVLALSEPSGGSVRTDSGLAAGVDTGSTYDPMLSKVIAYGPDRASALRVLRGALADTVILGVQTNTGFLRRLLAHPDVVSGDLDTGLVERDLSQLLPEGVPDEVYAAAALLAGGSFPHPAPSRNPAGGWVDPFDSANGWRLGGTPAWTVQHFRLPGQDPVTVRTRSAGTGPDTELLLDDGAQAHPAPPAFEARGPGRSPSTPARGRIVHLTPEHLTVELDGVTHRFSHATSPEGTWLGRDGDSWHVQAHDPVEANLRGAGRGGADTLAAPMPGTVTVVKVAVGERVTAGQSLLVVEAMKMEHVISAPHAGTVTELDVTPGTTVAMDQVLAVVTPDEEEKAE
- a CDS encoding hydroxymethylglutaryl-CoA lyase, whose protein sequence is MNGLPMSFPDEGLPARVRIHEVGARDGLQNEKTAVPTHVKAEFVHRLAAAGLTTIEATSFVHPRWVPQLADADELFPLLADVKAALPVLVPNERGLDRALALGATRIAVFGSATETFAARNLNRTVAESLAMFEPVVARAKEHGAHVRGYLSMCFGDPWEGPVPVHQVVGVAKALLDLGCDELSLGDTIGVATPGHVRALLCALNAEGVGTDRIGVHFHDTYGQALSNTLAALRHGVSTVDASAGGLGGCPYAKSATGNLATEDLVWMLDGLGIETGVDLAALTATSVWMAEQLGRPSPSRTVRALSHKE
- a CDS encoding SACE_7040 family transcriptional regulator, producing the protein MSTRAAAPTRREQILGEAARLFAERGFHGVGVDEIGAAVGISGPGLYRHFAGKDAMLAELLVGISERLLTGGRRRVEEAAGDPSGVLASLVDGHIDFALDDRALITLHDRELDRLREADRKLVRQLQRKYVELWVDVVRELHPEVGEAEVRVSVHAVFGLLNSTPHLAALGRDATESLLRRLANGAFGALSG
- a CDS encoding phosphatase; protein product: MGRMPKPIAVPSRAELIDHLVRTRIAGDVATPRENNLSHYRKLANGDRHYWLGLELGDRWTDEQDVLAVMAERCGVVDEATHRFGQDTIDPELTVSALDRMAARLRKAALDRQSVLLATGHPGGLLDVHRATADALRSAGCEIVVIPPGLVADEGSVWQFADVAVLERGATLWHTHSPEPMAAILDALAAHGRPQPDLVVADHGWAGCAAQRGLDAVGYADCNDPALFLAEAEGTLQVAVPLDDHVRDPRYYDPMVAYLLAAAGLL